The genomic segment TGTACACTAGAAGACAGATAAATTACACAACACATGCATGTAGTATCAACCTTCATTAATTGATTTATCAACAGACATGCATTTAATATCACACTTTTTTATGTACTCACATTTGAGACAAACAGATGGGACGATGTTGATTTAGCAGCAGGGTTTGTATGCTACCTGACAGAAACGATCCCTGACAGACTGAACCCAGGGTTTACCAATGTCTATTTCTTTATATTGGTTAAACTGGGcgattttttttatgtctgctGGTTGGCTATTTTACGCTTCACTCATTATTTTGCGGTGTCCCATTGGCTGAAAGTATGCAGAATGGGCGGACACTATCTTCGTGGCACTGTCGGGGGCGGGGCTGTTAGGACCGACAGGAAAACTAAAGAAAGGCGAGTAACGTTATCTGAAATAAAACGGTAAAATCATGTTTAAGTTTCTATTTAGAATTTGTCTCTGCTTAGATGCGATATAATTGAAGGTTTCTGCTAGAATTGTGTAATATATTAGTCTCAAAATTGTGTGTCCAGCTTGACAAGAGGCCAGCTGTCTGGACACCTTAAGCAAAGTTAGCAAGCTAACTGTTAGCTCCCTTAGATGTAATGGAAACTAGCTAGCTAGAAGTTAGCTTACACTTCTCTGATTCGGAAACAAACGTAGGCCAAAAGTAATATTATTCAAAATGAAGGTAACATTCAGTTAGCTTGGGACGTTGTCTGTAACGTAAATCATTTCACCAGAGGGTGAGTTGACACACACAATAACCTTCAACATTAGAAGTGACAGTTAACGTTAAAAACAGCTAGTAAGTGAGATAGTATAGCAACGTCAACATCACATTCACTATCTACGCCTAGTAGCTACAGTAAGTATTTTAAACGGTCTGTTTGTGCACTTACTTACCATTTGTTAAGCTTTATTTACCAAACTAAAATAATCAGACGTGGCAgattgaaaataaattaaataaatagataaatacaaagGGGAAGTTGCATGccataaatgacaaaaaactaaGATACTACGCAGAGACGTTATGTGATGCTTGGCAACGATTTTGCTAAGTGCTCCAAAGATTGCTGACCTGTTTTGCATGTCATTGATTTCAGTGTATCTTTGTAATAAGATTACATTTGTGGTAGATTTGGTAAACATTGattaatgtattttacatttgcCTGACTCATACCTTTTTGGAGGGAGGAATTACAATCAAAGTGAGCAACAACGTCGTATTTGGTTTGTTCCCCTTTTGCTGTTATGACAGCATGAACTGGAGCCGGCATGAACTCTTAAAGTTTATGTAAAACCTGATGACTCATgttatctttgcatgatttgaCTATGTGATTCTTGTCtttttgtgatgtcacagaatGCTTGTCTTTCTCAGTGTTCAAGTGCCTTAGGAATGAGGCTGAGGTCAGATGTGCTGTGGAGAAAAGTCCATGACAGTCAggaccatggatgtattataagagctggatacttCTCTGCTGCTCACATTTGCAGCCAATATTTCAGATAGGTCACTTGCTGTTTTGTAGTGAAAAATCTGCCTGTgccccaaaaagcattttccctaTAGACCACGTttgtaaaagagacatctgtgAAACTGCTGACAGGACACAGCAGCAAAACAGCAGGTGTACATGGAGAACACTGCAGTAtcattctctctcttgttcCTCTCCTCACATTCACCCCTCTTTTACTGCCATAAATAAATAGGGTTTTTTGCAGTCGTCCACTGTGAAATGTTGGCATTTCACCCCAAGTGTTTGACCTTGTTCTCCCTCCTGAGAAGTGGTTTAGAAAGTGATCACAACAACACAGCCTTTTTTGACAGTACTTTTTCAGCTTGGATTCTCTTGCATTCTTTATTTATCAAATTCTATGTCTGTGATGAAGTTGCTTTTCTATCTCTCAGTGAACTAAGCTTGATGATTTGATCTTTTGGTAGTGTGGTGACTTTTGTTCTGACTGATGGTTCTTTGGATAGAGCTGgtgcatgttgtgtgtgtttttagaggTCCTGCACTGATGCACTGCCCCCTTACCAACCTTTAGTCTCACTATGATGTGAACCTGAGCAAGCTCCTCTATACTTAAAGTAACAAACTGACGTTGTGACACCGTGACTGAGTTCTGATGCCATGTTTCCACTATCAACATACTGCTTAGTAAGCAATGATCTGCTTTATAACAGGTGAACAGCTGCAAGTTGACTTACTTGAACCAGACTCTGATGAGTAGATCAAATAAAGCTGAGTGTCAAGGAAATCTGACCTTTAGTACAGCTAGCTTAAAATTGATTGCTGATGTAGAAATCTTCATCCTCAGTTTCCTCATGCCATAacttcttgtgtttttaaatgtttctcaaTCCTCGAACTTTCCAATTATCTCCAAGTTTGTGTAAAATATTAGATATTTACAGTGTAGCTTCACACTTTTGGACCTCGCTTAAATATTTCCCACTTACCAAAAAcaatttcagaataaatgtatgaatctTCTTTCTTGCAAAAGGTACAACTGGTACCTTTGTCAGTAACTCATCCAGTCATACTGTCACAGGGATACAATTTGtcaagtcattttaaattaatttatttcactttacaaAACTTCAATTGTGTAAGTTGTTTTTtgaaattatatattaatattttctctttgaaaATTCCAATAGGAAACTACTCTAGGTGTAACCTTGTTTTAATCAGGAAAAAATGGTAAAAGGACTACATTCATATAACTCTTTTCAAAGTACTTTTACAATCTGAATTAGATGTTGAAATTCCTGATCAAGTGTATTGATAATTGTGTTTAtcctatatatttatattttatattgtctGTGTTCATTTCCTTTCAGATGGCTGCAATCAGAAAGAAACTGGTGATAGTTGGTGATGGAGCTTGTGGAAAGACGTGTCTGCTGATCGTGTTCAGCAAGGATCAGTTCCCTGAAGTTTATGTTCCCACAGTGTTTGAAAACTATGTGGCAGATATTGAGGTGGATGGTAAACAGGTGAGTAGCTGATGTCTGTGTTCTCCATTCTCTTTCAAATTCACTCGACATTTAAACGCCAGGAATATAATTCATGTTATTGAATTTTTTGTTAGTTTGTCAGATATTAAATGTATACAGTGAATGTTATTGTAAACATTACTGTTTATTCTctagaaacatttatttatatttaaaatttgAACAATTTCTAATCCTGttctgaattttttttaaatgtatttttatttttaaagcagctctttaataatataaaataactaTAATAGTATCAGTAGAGAACTGAACCAATAAGGAGTATTGATAAGAGTAATATCAATAACATCCTACAGTCACAATAAGTAtggtatgtacagtatgtacagtgtTTGTGGTTTTAGGGGGTGTTATTAGCTAACTACTTGTTGTTGAATATTTGTCCAGCACTTCTGTGAATCTTCTTCACCGGTTGCCCAGCAACTAAGTGATGACAAGATTTGTGGAAGTCACTGAGCCAGGCTGTTGTTCCAACATGCAGTTCCCTGTAAAAGTCACAAACTGCCCATTTTGCATGTCAGTTTCTGTATAAAATCCAACATGTTAACAGTGAGCTTTAGATGTGCTGCTAGGTCTAGACCCTGTTTCCATCCTTTATCATCCTGACTGCAGCTCTGTACTCAACACACTGATATGACACACTGGTAGGACAGACAGTGACAACAGTTCAGTGCTTCATTACCTGCAGTAAAACAGTGAGTCACAGCTCTGACAGgtggaggtaggaaggatgacATTCACTATCATTCTGCTCACTCATGACAGAAATTCTACATCAGTGCTCTGTATGTTTTGAAAGTTGTGTACGAATGTAGCTCACCCTGTGGTAACCTCAGTAGATGGTACGTTCCAGTCAGGTGAGGCTGAGTGAACAGGTGTGATGGAGTGAGGGAACAGACTAGGTAGCAGCTTCTGGCAgcctttttatttgttcatttactttGGTTCAGCTTGAGTTATCTTTGTTCAAATGGAGCTCAACACAACCATAGatgaatatttatattatacaatatacacaggtgttatattatatacacCTGTGTTCGGGACACTGTGGTATGGTTGGGGATCATATCCATATTTTCTAGGACTtccccaaaatacaaacattctgGAGAGACATCcaggaagaaatggagaaaatcTTAAGATCCTCTATTTTTCTTATTGGAAAAGCACCCAGGTTTACCATTAATCAGTGCTATATAATGCATACTTTGTTGATGATTGCAAGAAAAATGGATACCATTAAATGGATGTCTATGTCTATGTGATGGAACATATGACTGCCCTCCTATAGCTaaaaatgcatatatatatttataaggACATATAATGGACACCTGTTATTCTCTACTGTGGTTAAGACTTTGATTCTTTATGTGATGTATGGACCTATGGTATCCACTTTGAGCCTATACCATGTTTACATAGGTTAGGTAAggtaagttttatttttccgatcatttacaaaataaattaacaatataTTCCGTGAATAATTTCTGAACAAATGttcatgcaaacaaaacaaaataaacaataacaaagataagatacataaacaaaacaattaatatatcatcattctttcctcatccctatatgtttctttttaattaatgaatctctcttttattttctttgaccaaaaaaaaggtGCAGACTGAAGCCTGAGCTTATTTTGTCTaccctttttaaaacatgaattacaTTTCTTCAAACTAAACTTACATCAGTAGCAGTGGCTTTTAAACATGACAaagtcaaataaattaaaagcatGAATATCCAGATACTTGATTTCAACTATTCACAAATCCCCATATTCACTTCTTACATAACTTTctaatgttttggttttaaataatttctttaatgaaatcatatttttactGTCTTTCAATTCATATGTGTGGAACGAAGCCCAACCTCAAGGCAATTTTGTTCTGTACAGCTAAAATTGCCTGTAAATGTTTATGTATAGcaataaagttaaaaacaaaacaaaaagaagatcTATAGGATTTGAGTCAAATCCTTCTCGTAAGTCTGTGTCACTGGAAACATTTCACATTACAGAAGTTGAAGAAGCTCTAACTGTCACTATGTGTGTTGCCTCAGAGCTGATGAAACATGTGAGTGTGTaataacctgctgctgctgctgctgctgctgtgtagGTGGAGCTGGCTCTGTGGGACACAGCAGGTCAGGAGGACTATGATCGACTGAGACCTCTCTCTTATCCAGACACTGACGTCATCCTCATGTGTTTCTCCATCGACAGTCCCGACAGTTTAGGTgagacttttctcttttctctctgttgtttttgtaccacacacacacacacacacacactgttaacaTGTATACGTCGTGTCTCATATAGAGAATATTCCTGAGAAGTGGACTCCTGAGGTCAAACACTTCTGTCCCAATGTGCCAATTATTCTTGTGGGGAACAAGAAGGACCTTCGCAATGACGAGCACACACGCAGAGAGCTGGCAAAGATGAAGCAGGTGAGTGTCAGCTCTCTGATGGACTCTGTCACTGTTAATACATCATCACTCGTTACTGCTTCTCACCATGTGTGCTCCACCATGTTGGAAATCAAATGTGTTCATAGTtgttacacactgatgcttcagtattaataatctaatcatGACATACACTATATCTTTTTTGCAGAAGGAgaatttttacttttgatacttgaAGTATATTTTCTCATAATGTTGTATTGAGTAGGAACTGGAATGAAGAACTTCTAATTGAATATTTTGACATTAATgtgcagagttttttttttaactttcagaTTGACAAAACAAAGAGATTTTTAATTCTTTTTGCAAACAACAAATCGTCCAAAAAGACAGTTACACTTGTCTTAACATGTTTTAACATGTTCATGCAAATGAATTTTCTCTGTAGAGCATCCAGAAGCATCTTTTACCTGCTTGTTAAACTAACTACTATTCTAAATCGTTCATCCCCACATCAACTACTAGATACTCTGTAGgtccttgtttttttattattggtaGATGCTTTTTTATGATCTTCTTCATTGTGTTCATCaaacttatttatcttatttagaattatttttaaattccttCCTATTAACTGCTCTAAACAATAAATTCAGATTAGCACAGATCCTTAGTCTTAAAAAGTATTCAATTTGATGTTAaaaatttaactttataaaatgtctaaaataagtctttttttttaaattgtgagaGGTCTTAAACTTTGGAGATGAAGACTGGACAGAGATTGCTCTGAATCTACCTATATGACTGTATCTAGTGTTATATGGGTATTTtatgaatcttttttttatggattttagTGTTATGTCTTAT from the Scomber japonicus isolate fScoJap1 chromosome 4, fScoJap1.pri, whole genome shotgun sequence genome contains:
- the LOC128356793 gene encoding rho-related GTP-binding protein RhoA-C, translated to MAAIRKKLVIVGDGACGKTCLLIVFSKDQFPEVYVPTVFENYVADIEVDGKQVELALWDTAGQEDYDRLRPLSYPDTDVILMCFSIDSPDSLENIPEKWTPEVKHFCPNVPIILVGNKKDLRNDEHTRRELAKMKQEPVKSEEGRDMASRINAFGYLECSAKTKDGVREVFEMATRAALQAKRRGKKGGCLLL